One stretch of Streptomyces sp. 135 DNA includes these proteins:
- a CDS encoding glycerophosphodiester phosphodiesterase: protein MTLARQHQIQVVAHRGASEEAPEHTLAAYKKAVDDGADALECDVRLTADGHLVCVHDRRVNRTSNGRGAVSALELSDLAALDFGSWKRHHDEAVEDEGPDWEGPAGADTSVLTLERLLELVAESNASGRQVRLAIETKHPTRWAGQVEERLLLLLKRFGLDAPPSEGASPVRVMSFSARSLHRVRAASPTLPTVYLMQFVSPRHRDGRLPPGVRIAGPALRIVRNHPGYVAKLKRAGHQVHVWTVNEPEDVELCAELGVDAIITNRPRQVLTQLDRLGLR, encoded by the coding sequence GTGACCCTCGCACGACAGCACCAGATCCAGGTCGTCGCCCACCGCGGAGCCTCCGAGGAGGCCCCCGAGCACACGCTGGCCGCGTACAAGAAGGCGGTCGACGACGGGGCGGACGCCCTCGAATGCGATGTGCGGCTCACCGCGGACGGCCACCTCGTCTGTGTCCACGACCGCCGCGTCAACCGCACCTCGAACGGCCGCGGGGCCGTCTCGGCCCTCGAACTCTCCGACCTCGCCGCGCTCGACTTCGGCTCCTGGAAGCGGCACCACGACGAGGCCGTGGAAGATGAGGGCCCGGACTGGGAGGGCCCCGCGGGCGCGGACACCTCCGTCCTCACCCTGGAGCGGCTCCTTGAGCTCGTTGCCGAAAGCAACGCCTCCGGCCGCCAGGTGCGGCTGGCCATCGAGACAAAACACCCCACACGCTGGGCGGGCCAGGTGGAAGAGCGCCTGCTCCTGCTCCTGAAGCGCTTCGGTCTGGACGCGCCGCCCTCGGAGGGGGCCTCTCCGGTACGGGTCATGAGCTTCTCGGCACGTTCGCTGCACCGCGTGCGGGCCGCGTCGCCGACGCTGCCGACCGTCTATCTGATGCAGTTCGTCTCGCCCCGCCACCGCGACGGCCGCCTTCCCCCGGGTGTACGCATCGCGGGTCCCGCCCTGCGGATCGTGCGCAACCACCCCGGCTACGTGGCCAAGCTGAAACGCGCGGGACACCAGGTGCACGTATGGACGGTGAACGAGCCCGAGGACGTCGAGCTCTGCGCCGAACTCGGTGTCGACGCGATCATCACCAATCGCCCAAGGCAAGTTCTGACCCAACTGGATCGTCTGGGACTCCGTTAA
- a CDS encoding ATP-binding protein, producing the protein MRHRRAIGRFPVQSIGASTPWRGAKEVSGVALVVAREVPTSSSMAVPHGPAGVGEARHRMRDQLRIGGVSESVIDDAVLILSELLSNACRHGRPLGRGMVGDGDVRAAWHVDKTGRLTVEVTDGGGPTRPVPATPSVTAHGGRGLNIISALADTWGVRDDVHGEVTVWVVVQAGHRPEDFATRVAAPSAAALADLAFADPFDDLD; encoded by the coding sequence GTGCGTCACCGGAGGGCGATTGGCCGGTTTCCGGTCCAGTCCATTGGGGCATCCACACCGTGGCGTGGGGCAAAGGAGGTCTCGGGGGTGGCGTTGGTGGTGGCACGGGAGGTGCCCACGTCGTCGAGCATGGCCGTACCCCATGGCCCTGCGGGCGTGGGGGAAGCAAGACACCGGATGCGGGATCAACTACGCATCGGCGGAGTGTCCGAGTCGGTCATCGACGATGCCGTACTGATCCTTTCGGAGTTGCTCAGCAATGCCTGCCGGCACGGCAGGCCGCTGGGCCGCGGAATGGTCGGCGACGGCGATGTACGAGCGGCCTGGCACGTCGACAAGACCGGTCGGCTGACGGTCGAGGTGACGGACGGAGGGGGCCCGACCCGCCCTGTTCCGGCCACGCCCTCGGTCACGGCGCACGGCGGCCGGGGGCTCAACATCATCTCGGCGCTCGCCGACACCTGGGGCGTACGCGACGACGTGCACGGCGAGGTCACCGTCTGGGTCGTCGTGCAGGCAGGGCACCGCCCCGAGGATTTCGCTACGCGCGTCGCCGCTCCGTCGGCGGCCGCGCTGGCCGACCTCGCCTTCGCCGATCCCTTCGACGACTTGGACTGA
- a CDS encoding DUF5926 family protein: protein MAKKRPQTKGKQQPPLKGGANESYPAVGAREPCPCGSGRRYKACHGRAAAQAVAELVQRPFEGLPGECDWVALRELVPAATAELTLRDGLPEGVPSVTLATVLPMAWPALRRDDGSVLIGLQNDTSSGDISRDLADTLRRALEAEPGTPVQGRRAPADGPRLQDVLDAEAPFEPVVHAGFEFWVPDSENATPEVTASLERANAAAIPTVKLSGVDAAYWCETPEKNHLRWVMPHPEEQLLDALARLHAAGTSSLGEGTRLVGSFRAHGVIVPVWDLPSGVGADDIEKPAAEFAERLASALASDTPLTPDERRARGGLTNRQVTLS, encoded by the coding sequence ATGGCCAAGAAGCGCCCCCAGACCAAGGGCAAGCAGCAGCCGCCGCTCAAGGGCGGAGCCAACGAGAGCTATCCGGCCGTCGGCGCCCGCGAACCCTGCCCCTGCGGTTCGGGCCGCCGCTACAAGGCCTGCCACGGCAGGGCCGCCGCACAGGCGGTGGCCGAGCTGGTGCAGCGCCCCTTCGAGGGGCTGCCCGGCGAGTGCGACTGGGTCGCGCTGCGCGAGCTGGTGCCCGCCGCGACCGCCGAGCTGACGCTGCGGGACGGGCTGCCCGAGGGCGTTCCCTCGGTCACCCTGGCCACCGTGCTGCCGATGGCGTGGCCCGCGCTGCGCCGCGACGACGGCTCGGTTCTGATCGGGCTGCAGAACGACACCTCGTCCGGCGACATCAGCCGCGACCTCGCCGACACCCTGCGGCGCGCGCTGGAGGCCGAGCCGGGCACACCGGTGCAGGGCCGCCGCGCTCCCGCCGACGGGCCGCGCCTCCAGGACGTGCTCGACGCCGAGGCGCCGTTCGAGCCGGTGGTGCACGCCGGGTTCGAGTTCTGGGTGCCGGACTCGGAGAACGCCACGCCGGAGGTCACCGCCTCCCTGGAGCGGGCGAACGCCGCCGCCATCCCGACCGTGAAGCTCTCGGGCGTGGACGCGGCGTACTGGTGCGAGACACCGGAGAAGAACCACCTGCGCTGGGTCATGCCGCACCCCGAGGAGCAGCTCCTGGACGCGCTGGCCCGGCTGCACGCGGCCGGCACGTCGAGCCTCGGTGAGGGCACCCGCCTCGTCGGCTCCTTCCGCGCGCACGGTGTCATCGTGCCGGTGTGGGACCTGCCGAGCGGCGTCGGCGCGGACGACATCGAGAAGCCGGCCGCCGAGTTCGCCGAGCGGCTGGCGTCGGCGCTCGCCTCCGACACCCCGCTGACCCCGGACGAGCGCAGGGCGCGTGGCGGCCTCACCAACCGCCAGGTCACGCTCAGCTGA
- a CDS encoding bifunctional DNA primase/polymerase produces MREILGRRRRLLSWRMGRKPGRSTGQIGAALTFATAWRWPVLPGVGLDRRDGSRCACPDPDCVVPGAHPLDPGLLAATTDERMVRWWWTNRPGAPIVLATGGRAPCAVSLPVDAGGRALAALDEAGIRLGPVVATESRLYVLVAPYSLAQLGELLYAKDYVPGSLRFHGEGGYLALPPSGTGQGPVRWERAPLPGSAAPWVPGVEAVVDAVVDALTRTGVSAPEL; encoded by the coding sequence ATGCGCGAGATCCTCGGAAGGCGACGCAGGCTCCTGTCCTGGCGAATGGGAAGGAAGCCCGGCCGGAGTACCGGACAGATCGGCGCGGCCCTGACCTTCGCGACCGCGTGGCGGTGGCCCGTCCTGCCGGGCGTCGGTCTCGACCGGCGTGACGGCAGCCGGTGCGCCTGCCCCGACCCCGACTGTGTGGTGCCGGGCGCCCACCCCCTCGACCCGGGGCTGCTCGCCGCGACCACCGATGAGCGAATGGTGCGCTGGTGGTGGACCAACCGCCCGGGTGCCCCGATCGTGCTCGCCACGGGAGGCCGTGCCCCCTGCGCCGTCAGCCTCCCCGTGGACGCGGGCGGGCGCGCCCTCGCCGCGCTCGACGAGGCGGGCATCAGGCTCGGCCCGGTGGTCGCCACGGAGAGCCGCCTCTATGTGCTCGTCGCGCCCTACTCCCTGGCCCAGTTGGGCGAGCTGCTCTACGCCAAGGACTACGTCCCCGGCTCGCTCCGCTTCCACGGCGAGGGCGGCTATCTCGCCCTGCCCCCCTCCGGCACGGGTCAGGGGCCCGTCCGCTGGGAGCGCGCCCCGCTGCCCGGCTCGGCCGCCCCCTGGGTGCCCGGCGTCGAGGCGGTCGTGGACGCCGTCGTCGACGCGCTCACTCGTACGGGTGTGAGCGCACCCGAGTTGTAG